Proteins from one Deinococcus sp. YIM 134068 genomic window:
- a CDS encoding outer membrane lipoprotein carrier protein LolA: MKKTLPLLTVALLASGAHAQTAQDILSRVEAAQKAARDVTFRLSGSATLETAAQRIDLTVKSIPAQNVARIQFTAPDALADNVVVADRNEVRQYLFLTNQITVTPTKTATASAGLGGLDFTGLTNAATLLSTYNVRLLGTTTVAGRKVYQLEATPKSGASTDRARVWITEAGWRPTRVQLVGSGNRVLADLNVTNYRVNSGLTVSALKALPKDAEIIRQ, encoded by the coding sequence GTGAAGAAGACCCTCCCCCTCCTGACCGTGGCCCTCCTCGCGTCAGGTGCCCATGCACAGACCGCCCAGGACATCCTCAGCCGCGTGGAGGCCGCGCAGAAGGCCGCCCGCGACGTGACTTTCCGCCTCAGCGGCAGCGCCACGCTGGAGACCGCCGCCCAGAGGATCGATCTCACCGTCAAGAGCATCCCCGCGCAGAACGTCGCCCGCATCCAGTTCACGGCCCCCGACGCCCTCGCGGACAACGTGGTGGTGGCCGACCGGAACGAGGTGCGCCAGTACCTCTTCCTGACCAACCAGATCACCGTCACGCCGACCAAGACGGCCACCGCGAGCGCGGGTCTGGGCGGGCTGGACTTCACGGGCCTGACGAACGCCGCGACGCTGCTCAGCACCTACAACGTCAGGTTGCTCGGCACCACGACCGTGGCGGGCCGCAAGGTCTACCAGTTGGAGGCCACGCCCAAGAGCGGAGCCAGCACCGACCGCGCCCGCGTCTGGATCACCGAGGCGGGCTGGCGTCCCACCCGCGTGCAACTCGTGGGGAGCGGCAACCGGGTCCTCGCCGATCTCAACGTCACGAACTACCGCGTCAACAGCGGCCTGACCGTCTCCGCCCTCAAAGCCCTCCCGAAAGACGCCGAGATCATCAGACAGTAG
- a CDS encoding LysM peptidoglycan-binding domain-containing C40 family peptidase, giving the protein MNALRILLTLTALTSGASVAAPYTVKAGDTLYSVAQKFGMEPVQVMQLNGLPSPTLQVGQTLEVGGAEAAAPVTATTAPAATRPAPRPAAPTATLPKATPTPAPQAAAPRGGSAFIRTAATRFLGIRYALGSAGGLDCSGFTMRVFGQLGVRLPRTAAAQWRAGVGVSRRDLRAGDLVFFNTTGRVASHVGIYLGDGLMANANSYRGRTVIEPLFGNAYWANRYVGARRILS; this is encoded by the coding sequence ATGAATGCGCTCCGAATCCTCCTGACCCTCACGGCCCTGACGAGCGGGGCTTCCGTGGCCGCTCCCTACACCGTGAAGGCCGGTGACACGCTCTACAGCGTCGCGCAGAAGTTCGGCATGGAGCCGGTGCAGGTGATGCAGCTCAACGGGCTGCCCAGCCCCACCCTTCAGGTCGGTCAGACGCTGGAAGTGGGCGGCGCGGAGGCGGCGGCTCCAGTGACGGCGACCACGGCCCCGGCTGCTACGCGTCCCGCCCCACGCCCGGCGGCCCCGACCGCCACGCTGCCGAAGGCCACGCCCACGCCCGCCCCGCAGGCCGCCGCTCCCCGTGGGGGCAGCGCGTTCATCCGAACGGCGGCGACCCGGTTCCTCGGCATCCGCTACGCGCTGGGGAGTGCGGGCGGGCTGGACTGCTCGGGCTTCACCATGCGCGTCTTCGGCCAACTCGGGGTGAGGCTGCCGCGCACCGCCGCCGCCCAGTGGAGAGCGGGCGTGGGCGTGAGCCGCCGCGACCTGCGGGCGGGCGACCTCGTGTTCTTCAACACGACCGGGCGCGTCGCCAGCCACGTCGGCATCTACCTCGGCGACGGCCTGATGGCGAACGCCAACTCCTACCGGGGCCGCACGGTCATCGAGCCGCTGTTCGGCAATGCGTACTGGGCCAACCGCTACGTCGGGGCGCGGCGGATTCTGAGCTGA
- a CDS encoding uracil-DNA glycosylase: MAALRALEARARACTACKLRPGATQVVVSDGNPAARLLIVGEGPGGEEDRVGLPFVGRAGQLLDRILAAVGLTRQDAYLTHVVQCRPPGDRTPHADETATCTRLWLEPQLSLLRPRVILSLGNTPTGYLLGTRPGITGVRGLWHPYRHDDGQGGTYEALLMPMFHPAYLLHHDTRAPGGPRSLTWRDIREAAAVLRGEKEPEGLAASALPEGDQPTLF; encoded by the coding sequence ATGGCGGCCCTACGCGCGCTGGAGGCCCGCGCCAGAGCCTGCACGGCCTGCAAGCTGCGCCCCGGTGCCACACAGGTCGTCGTGTCGGACGGCAATCCGGCGGCGCGGCTCCTCATCGTCGGGGAGGGACCGGGTGGGGAGGAGGACCGGGTGGGCCTGCCCTTCGTGGGCCGGGCAGGGCAACTCCTCGACCGCATCCTCGCTGCCGTGGGCCTGACCCGGCAGGACGCCTACCTCACCCACGTCGTCCAGTGCCGCCCGCCCGGCGACCGCACGCCGCACGCCGACGAGACGGCCACCTGTACCCGGCTGTGGCTCGAACCGCAACTCTCACTCCTGCGCCCGCGCGTCATCCTCAGCCTGGGCAACACGCCGACCGGGTATCTCCTCGGCACCCGTCCCGGCATCACGGGGGTGCGCGGCCTCTGGCACCCCTACCGCCACGACGACGGGCAGGGCGGCACTTACGAGGCCCTGCTGATGCCGATGTTCCACCCCGCCTACCTGCTCCACCACGACACCCGCGCTCCCGGCGGCCCCAGGAGCCTGACATGGCGCGACATCCGCGAGGCCGCCGCCGTGTTGAGGGGCGAGAAGGAGCCGGAGGGGCTGGCCGCGTCTGCCCTGCCGGAGGGCGATCAGCCGACTTTGTTCTAG
- a CDS encoding GNAT family N-acetyltransferase, producing MATQITRIIDRAHEGRVRELESEYFAWVNAQLQGEFQIRLDVERMIAGDMEHLNIYFPPDGGLFLAEADGGLAGMIFLTRLRGDAGQIRRMYVRDEYRRRGVARALFGAAIREARAIGYARLLLESPVSWRGAHALYREMGFGKVVMYPESEVPEPLRGYWVFMEKTL from the coding sequence ATGGCCACGCAGATCACGCGAATCATCGACCGGGCACACGAGGGGCGCGTTCGGGAGCTGGAGTCCGAATATTTTGCCTGGGTCAACGCGCAGCTTCAGGGCGAGTTCCAGATCAGGCTGGACGTGGAGAGGATGATCGCCGGCGACATGGAGCATCTGAACATCTACTTTCCCCCGGACGGGGGCCTCTTCCTCGCCGAGGCGGATGGCGGGTTGGCGGGCATGATCTTTCTGACCCGGCTGCGGGGGGACGCCGGACAGATCAGACGGATGTACGTGCGGGACGAGTACCGCAGGCGGGGCGTCGCGCGGGCCTTGTTCGGGGCGGCCATCCGGGAGGCCCGCGCCATCGGCTATGCCCGACTTCTGCTGGAAAGCCCAGTGTCGTGGAGGGGCGCGCACGCCCTGTACCGCGAAATGGGCTTCGGGAAAGTCGTCATGTACCCCGAAAGCGAGGTGCCGGAGCCTCTGCGCGGGTACTGGGTTTTTATGGAGAAGACGTTGTAG
- a CDS encoding DUF1844 domain-containing protein — protein MPNQELVGLINSLQATAEAALGDLNAATASASRDGLLDSNRARQTAERSLRLLTMLAEKTRGNLDFTEAELLTDAIGSLRARLGN, from the coding sequence ATGCCCAACCAGGAACTCGTCGGACTCATCAACTCGCTCCAGGCGACCGCCGAGGCCGCGCTGGGGGACCTCAACGCCGCCACCGCCAGCGCCTCGCGCGACGGCCTGCTCGACAGCAATCGGGCGCGGCAGACCGCCGAACGCTCACTGCGGCTGCTGACCATGCTCGCCGAGAAGACGCGCGGCAACCTCGACTTCACCGAGGCGGAACTCCTGACCGACGCCATCGGCAGCCTGCGCGCCCGGCTGGGTAACTGA
- the dtd gene encoding D-aminoacyl-tRNA deacylase, whose translation MRAVLQRVTRASCTVEGRVTGETGPGFLVLLGVAPDDTADTARRLAAQIVKLRIFGDEAGRMNLSLLDIGGGVLSVSQFTLYADTRRGNRPGFTGAAPPEQARALYAEFNAALRAHGVPVGEGVFGAHMTLDLTNDGPVTLVLDTGQG comes from the coding sequence ATGCGGGCGGTGCTCCAGCGGGTGACGCGGGCGAGCTGCACGGTGGAGGGCCGCGTGACGGGCGAGACCGGCCCCGGCTTCCTCGTCCTGCTGGGGGTGGCCCCGGACGACACGGCGGACACGGCCCGGCGACTTGCCGCCCAGATCGTGAAGCTCCGCATCTTCGGCGACGAGGCGGGCAGGATGAACCTCAGCCTGCTCGACATCGGCGGTGGGGTCCTCAGCGTCAGCCAATTCACCCTGTACGCCGACACCCGGCGGGGCAACCGTCCGGGCTTCACGGGGGCCGCCCCGCCCGAACAGGCCCGCGCCCTCTACGCCGAGTTCAACGCGGCCCTGCGCGCCCACGGCGTCCCGGTGGGGGAGGGCGTCTTCGGGGCGCATATGACCCTCGACCTGACGAACGACGGCCCGGTGACGTTGGTGCTCGATACGGGGCAGGGATAA
- a CDS encoding LysM peptidoglycan-binding domain-containing M23 family metallopeptidase — MPPRSLLLAAALLLGVAGAYTVKPGDTLYSIARRNGTTVEELVRLNGLKNTSLEVGQTLKLPGAAAPTVPTPTQSPTTATPAPAPGSAPLPGPVPVGTAQVAGVTVVAPTSLRMGDAFVLRLSGPRAGQATVRFPSEVGEDVRRPEEWLTPTGAAGEFVVLGRVVLGKTTPVVYEIRVGGDQVRGSIPVTGLTQTIQYLNLPPAISNKLQDPGRKAEDAAVERAYSRRTPQVWSRPFQPAVAVRAQSSAFGQPRTYVAGGPVQYHYGTDYPAPVGTPVTAINDGTVVIAGRYPVRGGLVVIDHGAGLTSLYFHQSRVIAKVGQRVRRGDKIGEVGSTGLSAGPHLHLEMRVRGEGTNPLGWINRVWPR; from the coding sequence ATGCCCCCCCGTTCCCTCCTGCTCGCCGCCGCACTCCTGCTGGGTGTGGCGGGCGCGTACACCGTCAAACCCGGCGATACCCTCTACAGCATCGCGCGCCGAAACGGCACGACCGTGGAGGAACTCGTGCGCCTCAATGGGTTGAAGAACACCTCGCTGGAGGTGGGGCAAACGCTGAAACTGCCGGGTGCGGCGGCTCCAACGGTTCCAACGCCCACCCAGTCCCCCACGACGGCCACCCCCGCCCCGGCTCCCGGCTCGGCCCCGCTGCCCGGCCCGGTGCCCGTGGGGACGGCGCAGGTCGCGGGCGTGACGGTGGTCGCGCCCACCTCGCTGCGGATGGGCGACGCCTTCGTGCTGCGCCTGAGCGGGCCGCGTGCGGGGCAGGCGACGGTCCGGTTCCCCAGCGAGGTCGGCGAGGATGTGCGCCGCCCCGAGGAGTGGCTGACGCCCACGGGCGCGGCGGGGGAGTTCGTCGTGCTGGGGCGCGTGGTGCTGGGCAAGACCACGCCCGTCGTGTACGAGATTCGGGTGGGGGGCGATCAGGTGCGCGGCAGCATTCCCGTCACGGGCCTGACCCAGACCATCCAGTACCTCAACCTGCCTCCCGCCATCAGCAACAAGCTTCAGGACCCCGGACGCAAGGCCGAGGACGCCGCCGTGGAGCGGGCCTACAGCCGCCGCACCCCCCAGGTCTGGTCGCGGCCCTTCCAGCCCGCCGTCGCCGTGCGGGCGCAGAGCAGCGCCTTCGGGCAGCCGCGCACCTACGTCGCGGGCGGCCCCGTCCAGTACCACTACGGCACCGACTACCCCGCCCCCGTCGGCACGCCCGTCACCGCCATCAACGACGGCACCGTGGTCATCGCGGGCCGCTACCCGGTGCGCGGCGGCCTCGTCGTTATCGATCACGGTGCGGGCCTGACCAGCCTGTACTTCCACCAGAGCCGGGTCATTGCCAAAGTCGGCCAGAGGGTCCGGCGCGGCGACAAGATCGGTGAGGTCGGTTCCACGGGCCTGAGCGCCGGGCCGCACCTGCACCTCGAAATGCGCGTGCGCGGAGAGGGCACCAATCCGCTGGGATGGATCAACCGGGTGTGGCCGAGGTAG
- a CDS encoding PaaI family thioesterase: MPDLPTLQELDAFGEGLLPGLIGIRFTHAERGLLRSEFTVRRELLAPNSFLHAASVVALADTTCGYGTRMLLPEGASGFTTIELKSNHLSTAREGVVTCEARVVHAGRTTQVWDAEVRSEAGRVMALFRCTQAVLYPR; the protein is encoded by the coding sequence ATGCCCGACCTTCCCACCCTTCAGGAACTCGACGCCTTCGGTGAGGGCCTGTTGCCCGGCCTCATCGGTATCCGCTTTACCCACGCGGAGCGGGGCCTGCTCCGGAGTGAGTTCACCGTGCGCCGGGAACTCCTCGCCCCCAACTCCTTCCTCCACGCGGCGTCCGTCGTCGCGCTGGCGGACACGACCTGCGGCTACGGCACGCGGATGCTGCTGCCCGAGGGCGCGAGCGGCTTCACCACCATCGAACTCAAGAGCAACCACCTCTCCACCGCCCGCGAGGGGGTCGTCACCTGCGAGGCTCGCGTCGTCCACGCCGGGCGCACCACCCAGGTCTGGGACGCCGAGGTGAGGAGCGAGGCGGGACGGGTGATGGCGCTGTTCCGGTGTACGCAGGCGGTGTTGTACCCGAGGTAG
- the aat gene encoding leucyl/phenylalanyl-tRNA--protein transferase, translating to MPQASFFLHHPDPLTREVARGYVGGAFLMDNGGGVEWYTVERRALVPLTEAEGLHVARRLRRELGRFEVRVDTAFPDVVEGCRGLLPGSPGRDGEWISPPLAHLYTHLHGTGLAHSFEVWRDGELAGGVLGMALGGAFIAESKFHRLPNASKAALVHLAAHLYARGFSLLDAQIQNPHLARLGIYEVGGAEYRRRLREALERDVSL from the coding sequence ATGCCACAGGCCTCTTTCTTCCTCCACCACCCCGACCCCCTGACCCGTGAGGTCGCGCGGGGGTATGTGGGGGGCGCTTTCCTGATGGACAACGGCGGCGGCGTGGAGTGGTACACGGTGGAGCGGCGGGCGCTCGTGCCGCTCACCGAAGCGGAGGGATTGCACGTGGCGCGGCGGCTGCGGCGGGAGCTGGGCCGCTTCGAGGTGCGGGTGGACACCGCCTTTCCCGACGTGGTGGAGGGGTGCCGGGGCCTCCTGCCCGGCTCGCCGGGGCGCGACGGCGAGTGGATCAGCCCGCCGCTCGCGCACCTGTACACGCACCTTCATGGGACGGGGCTGGCCCACTCTTTCGAGGTCTGGCGGGACGGGGAGCTGGCGGGAGGCGTTCTCGGCATGGCGCTCGGCGGCGCGTTCATCGCGGAGAGCAAGTTCCACCGCCTTCCGAACGCGAGCAAGGCGGCCCTCGTCCACCTCGCGGCGCACCTGTACGCGCGGGGCTTCTCGCTGCTGGACGCGCAGATTCAGAATCCGCACCTCGCCCGTCTGGGGATCTATGAGGTGGGCGGGGCCGAGTACCGGAGACGCTTGCGGGAGGCGCTGGAACGGGACGTGAGCCTGTAG
- a CDS encoding Nramp family divalent metal transporter codes for MTQRATEILARPAQRRGLARVLPFVGPAVVASIAYMDPGNFATNIQGGAQFGYTLLWVILAANLMAMLIQNLSSKLGIASGRNLPEVIRERWPRPLVWFYWVQAEIVAMATDLAEFLGAALAIHLLTGLSLIWGAAITGVITFWLLTLQRRGFRPLEIAIGAFVLIIGMAYLVQFIIARPGAEALRGFVPSFQGVDSVYLAVGIIGATVMPHVIYLHSALTQGRVPTRTDEEKLRLSRLNRVDVVAAMGFAGLINMSMLAVSAATFFGKGVENAGDLTVAYQTLTPLLGSAAAVAFAIALLASGLSSSAVGTMAGQVIMQGFVNFSIPLWLRRTITMLPAFAVILAGLDPTQTLILSQVILSFGVPFALVPLLLFTARRDVMGVLVSRPVVTFLGWTFALLIIGLNGYLLWGAFFG; via the coding sequence ATGACCCAGCGGGCCACGGAAATCCTCGCCCGGCCCGCCCAACGGCGGGGGCTGGCGCGCGTGCTGCCGTTCGTCGGCCCGGCGGTGGTGGCGAGCATCGCGTACATGGACCCCGGCAACTTCGCCACGAACATTCAGGGTGGGGCACAGTTCGGGTACACGCTGCTGTGGGTGATCCTGGCGGCCAACCTGATGGCGATGCTGATTCAGAACCTCAGCTCGAAGCTGGGCATCGCGTCGGGAAGGAATCTGCCGGAGGTCATCCGCGAACGCTGGCCCCGGCCCCTCGTGTGGTTCTACTGGGTGCAGGCCGAGATCGTGGCGATGGCGACCGACCTCGCGGAGTTCCTGGGGGCGGCGCTCGCCATCCACCTGCTGACGGGGCTGTCGCTGATCTGGGGCGCGGCCATCACGGGCGTCATCACCTTCTGGCTGCTGACCCTCCAGCGCCGGGGCTTCCGCCCTCTGGAGATCGCCATCGGCGCGTTCGTCCTGATCATCGGGATGGCGTACCTCGTGCAGTTCATCATCGCGCGGCCCGGCGCGGAGGCGTTGCGCGGCTTCGTCCCCTCCTTTCAGGGCGTGGACAGCGTGTATCTCGCGGTCGGCATCATCGGCGCGACGGTCATGCCGCACGTGATCTACCTGCACTCGGCGCTGACGCAGGGCCGCGTGCCCACCCGCACGGACGAGGAAAAGCTGCGATTGTCGCGCCTGAACCGGGTGGACGTGGTGGCGGCGATGGGCTTCGCGGGTCTCATCAACATGAGCATGCTCGCGGTGAGCGCGGCGACCTTCTTCGGCAAGGGCGTGGAGAACGCCGGGGACCTGACGGTGGCGTACCAGACGCTGACGCCGCTGCTGGGGTCCGCCGCCGCCGTCGCCTTCGCCATCGCCCTGCTCGCCTCGGGTCTGAGCAGCAGCGCGGTCGGCACGATGGCCGGGCAGGTCATCATGCAGGGCTTCGTGAACTTCAGCATTCCGCTGTGGCTGCGGCGCACCATCACCATGCTGCCCGCCTTCGCCGTCATCCTCGCGGGGCTGGACCCCACCCAGACGCTTATCCTCTCGCAGGTCATCCTCAGCTTCGGCGTGCCCTTCGCGCTCGTGCCGCTGCTGCTCTTCACCGCCCGCCGCGACGTGATGGGCGTCCTCGTCAGCCGCCCGGTCGTCACCTTCCTGGGCTGGACCTTCGCCCTGCTCATCATCGGGCTGAACGGGTATCTGCTGTGGGGGGCATTCTTCGGGTAG